The following are from one region of the Arachis duranensis cultivar V14167 chromosome 10, aradu.V14167.gnm2.J7QH, whole genome shotgun sequence genome:
- the LOC107471882 gene encoding pentatricopeptide repeat-containing protein At1g11290, chloroplastic, with amino-acid sequence MSSQLLALHPSPLPTKPTPSTAAATPHYERIFIPTHVYRHPSAILLELCNSLTELRQFLPLVIKNGFYNQHLFQTKLLSLFCRFGSISEATRVFDSVDDHDKLDVLYHTMLKGYARNSSLHEALGFYHRMRSDGVKPVVYDFTYLLQLCGEKLDLRMGREIHGQMIVNGCENNLFAMTAVVNLYAKCRQIADAYKMFERMPQRDLVSWNTVVAGYAQNGFAKKAVELVLLMQEAGQRPDAITLVSVLPAVTDLKALRIGRSVHGFAVKSGFESMVNVATALLDMYFKCGSVSDARLVFEGMSSKNVVSWNTMIAGLAENGESKEAYETFLKMLDEGVQPTNVSMMGALQACANLGNLEQGRFVHKLLEQLKLDCDVSVMNSLISMYSKCKRVDIAASIFDNMKDKTNVTWNAMILGFAQNGCVKEALNLFCMMQSKGSKPDSFTLVSAITALADLSVTRQAKWIHGLAIRTLMDKNVFVATALVDMYAKCGEVQTARKLFDMMQERHVITWNAMIDGYGTHGLGKAAVDLFDQMQKGAIKPNEITFLSVISACSHSGLVEEGLYYFESMKENYGLEPAMDHYGAMVDLLGRAGRLDEAWKFIEQMPVKPGITIFGAMLGACKIHKNVELGEKAADRLFELDPDEGGYHVLLANMYASASMWDKVAMVRTSMEKKGLQKTPGCSLVELRNEVHTFYSGSTNHPQSKRIYAFLEDLGNEIKDAGYVPDTNSIHDVEEDVKEQLLTSHSERLAIAFGLLNTSPGTTIHIRKNLRVCGDCHEATKYISLVTGREIVVRDMRRFHHFKNGTCSCGDYW; translated from the coding sequence ATGAGCTCGCAGCTATTAGCACTACACCCTTCACCTCTTCCCACCAAACCCACACCATCAACGGCAGCAGCAACCCCTCACTACGAACGGATCTTCATCCCCACCCATGTTTACAGGCACCCCTCCGCCATTCTCCTAGAGCTCTGCAACTCTCTCACCGAGCTCCGTCAATTCCTTCCCCTTGTCATCAAGAACGGCTTCTACAATCAGCACTTGTTCCAAACCAAGCTTCTCAGCTTGTTCTGCAGGTTCGGCAGCATTTCCGAAGCTACACGTGTCTTCGACTCCGTCGATGACCACGACAAGCTCGATGTACTTTACCACACCATGCTCAAAGGATATGCAAGAAACTCTTCTTTGCATGAAGCCTTGGGATTTTACCATAGGATGAGGTCTGATGGTGTTAAGCCTGTTGTTTACGATTTCACTTACTTGCTGCAGCTCTGTGGTGAGAAATTGGATCTCAGAATGGGTAGAGAGATTCATGGACAGATGATTGTTAATGGTTGTGAGAACAATTTGTTTGCCATGACTGCTGTTGTTAATTTGTATGCGAAATGCAGGCAGATTGCTGATGCGTATAAGATGTTCGAGAGAATGCCGCAGAGGGATTTGGTTTCTTGGAACACTGTGGTGGCCGGGTATGCTCAGAATGGGTTCGCCAAGAAGGCAGTTGAGTTGGTTTTGCTGATGCAGGAGGCTGGCCAGAGGCCGGATGCAATCACGCTGGTCAGTGTTTTGCCGGCCGTGACTGATTTGAAGGCGTTGAGAATCGGAAGGTCTGTTCATGGGTTTGCTGTAAAGTCAGGGTTTGAGTCCATGGTTAATGTTGCGACGGCGCTTCTCGATATGTACTTCAAGTGTGGGTCTGTGAGTGATGCAAGGTTGGTTTTTGAAGGAATGAGTAGCAAGAATGTTGTTTCGTGGAATACTATGATTGCTGGTCTTGCAGAGAATGGAGAGTCTAAAGAAGCATATGAAACTTTTTTGAAGATGTTGGATGAAGGGGTGCAGCCTACAAATGTTAGCATGATGGGAGCTTTGCAGGCTTGTGCTAATTTAGGCAATCTTGAACAGGGGAGATTTGTTCATAAATTGTTGGAACAACTGAAACTCGACTGTGACGTGTCGGTTATGAACTCTTTGATATCCATGTATTCGAAGTGCAAGAGAGTTGATATCGCAGCATCAATATTCGATAATATGAAGGACAAGACGAACGTCACATGGAATGCCATGATATTAGGTTTTGCTCAAAATGGGTGTGTAAAGGAGGCTTTGAACTTATTCTGCATGATGCAATCTAAAGGCAGTAAACCTGATTCCTTTACATTAGTGAGTGCCATTACTGCTCTTGCAGATTTATCAGTTACCCGCCAGGCCAAGTGGATTCATGGACTTGCTATAAGAACTTTGATGGACAAGAATGTCTTTGTTGCCACTGCTCTCGTTGACATGTATGCGAAATGTGGTGAGGTTCAGACAGCGAGAAAGCTTTTTGACATGATGCAGGAGCGGCATGTGATAACATGGAATGCAATGATAGATGGATATGGAACACATGGCCTTGGAAAAGCTGCTGTAGATCTCTTTGATCAAATGCAGAAGGGAGCCATCAAGCCGAACGAGATAACATTTCTGTCTGTTATCTCCGCTTGCAGCCACTCAGGTTTGGTGGAAGAGGGCCTCTACTACTTCGAAAGCATGAAGGAAAATTATGGCTTGGAGCCTGCAATGGATCACTATGGTGCCATGGTTGATCTCCTTGGTCGTGCTGGCCGGCTAGATGAGGCTTGGAAGTTCATCGAGCAGATGCCTGTCAAACCAGGGATAACCATTTTCGGTGCAATGCTAGGTGCTTGTAAGATCCATAAAAACGTCGAATTGGGGGAAAAGGCTGCCGACAGACTCTTCGAGTTAGACCCGGATGAAGGAGGGTATCATGTGTTGCTTGCCAATATGTATGCCTCTGCCTCAATGTGGGACAAAGTTGCCATGGTGAGGACATCCATGGAGAAAAAGGGGCTCCAGAAAACGCCAGGTTGCAGCTTGGTCGAGTTGAGGAACGAGGTTCACACGTTCTATTCCGGAAGTACTAATCACCCTCAATCGAAAAGAATCTATGCCTTTCTTGAGGATCTTGGGAATGAGATCAAGGATGCTGGTTATGTTCCTGACACCAATTCAATTCATGATGTGGAAGAAGATGTGAAAGAACAATTGCTCACTAGCCATAGTGAGAGGCTTGCTATTGCATTTGGACTCTTGAATACTAGCCCTGGCACAACAATTCATATTAGGAAGAATCTTAGAGTTTGTGGTGATTGCCATGAGGCTACTAAGTACATATCACTAGTGACAGGAAGGGAAATTGTAGTGCGTGATATGCGTAGGTTCCATCATTTCAAGAATGGAACGTGTTCTTGTGGAGATTATTGGTAA
- the LOC107471884 gene encoding cysteine-rich receptor-like protein kinase 10 has translation MMETKLTTTLHRLFLWFFLMNIFITITRTKSQSSTLNYVGDDCQNSTKQSLTSGFKTNLNSVLSWLSSDATTSKGYNYTTVGTATRDAVYGFYNCRGDVTGTFCQFCLSTAASDILQHCPNRSSAVIWYNYCILRYSNHDFYGNLTITPSWQTLGTKNSTNSTQELQKAETYMQSLIKNATAESNYLLYAVGEFNAGGSLGKRYGLVQCTRDLTSDKCRQCLNAMLDQVPKCCASKVGWQVGSPSCLTRYDDYMFYKIQGSSPLPNSAKNNSSKTKTVIIIIVCVLVPVVILISGVYLLWRKNQINNDAFLSEDTPISVHDNSQEGQGDDSLNADLPAVPLIWIQQSTNNFSNSCKLGEGGFGPVYKGSLQDGTEVAIKRLSKTSGQGLYEFKNEVIFIAKLQHRNLVRLLGCCVEQNEKLLIYEYMSNSSLALHLFDVEKRKHLSWKVRMNIIKGIARGLLYLHEDSRLKVIHRDMKASNVLLDQDMNPKISDFGLARAFEKGQDEENTRRVMGTYGYMAPEYAMEGLYSAKSDVFSFGVLLLEIISGKKSSGFYFSEHGQSLLVYSWKLWCKGECLELVDPILEDKYPRNEVKRYIHIGLLCVQADAVDRPTMSTIVVMLANETMSLPNPNHPAFSVGRKIKDEPPSNTFVKDLSVNKISVSNSLPR, from the exons ATGATGGAAACAAAACTAACCACTACTCTGCATAGATTATTTCTTTGGTTCTTCTTGATGAACAtcttcatcaccattaccaGAACAAAATCACAATCATCAACGCTAAATTACGTTGGAGATGACTGCCAAAACTCAACAAAACAATCTCTAACAAGTGGATTCAAAACCAACCTCAACAGCGTCCTCTCATGGCTTTCCTCTGATGCTACCACAAGCAAGGGCTACAACTATACCACCGTCGGAACCGCCACACGCGATGCCGTCTATGGCTTCTACAACTGCAG AGGTGATGTCACCGGAACCTTCTGCCAGTTTTGCCTCTCCACCGCAGCTTCAGACATTCTCCAGCACTGCCCAAACAGGTCATCAGCAGTGATATGGTATAACTACTGCATACTCAGATACTCTAACCATGACTTCTATGGTAACCTTACAATAACTCCATCATGGCAAACTCTTGGGACCAAGAACAGCACCAACAGCACACAAGAACTCCAGAAAGCAGAGACTTATATGCAGAGCTTGATAAAGAATGCTACTGCAGAGAGCAATTACCTGTTGTATGCAGTGGGTGAGTTCAATGCTGGTGGTTCATTAGGGAAAAGATATGGATTGGTGCAATGTACTAGGGACCTTACTAGTGACAAGTGTAGGCAGTGTTTGAATGCTATGTTGGATCAAGTTCCTAAATGCTGTGCTTCAAAAGTTGGATGGCAAGTTGGATCTCCAAGCTGTTTGACAAGGTATGATGATTATATGTTCTACAAGATTCAAGGATCTTCTCCTTTGCCTAATTCAG CCAAGAACAATTCAAGCAAGACAAAAACTGTGATCATCATCATAGTGTGTGTGTTGGTGCCAGTAGTGATACTAATTTCTGGCGTCTACTTATTATGGAGGaagaatcaaataaataatg ATGCATTTTTGTCAGAGGACACTCCTATATCAGTACATGATAACTCTCAAGAAGGTCAAGGAGACGATTCATTGAATGCCGACCTTCCTGCAGTTCCTCTGATTTGGATTCAACAGAGCActaataacttttcaaattcttGCAAATTAGGGGAAGGTGGTTTTGGTCCTGTTTATAAG GGAAGTTTACAAGATGGGACAGAAGTTGCCATCAAAAGACTTTCAAAAACATCTGGTCAAGGTTTGTATGAGTTCAAGAATGAAGTAATATTCATAGCCAAATTACAACATAGGAACCTTGTGAGACTGTTGGGTTGTTGTGTTGAGCAAAATGAAAAGCTGCTTATATACGAGTACATGTCCAATTCAAGCCTTGCCCTTCACCTATTCG ATGTGGAAAAACGAAAGCATCTAAGTTGGAAGGTTCGAATGAATATTATCAAAGGAATCGCACGAGGACTTCTATACCTTCACGAAGATTCTAGACTTAAAGTAATTCATAGAGATATGAAAGCTAGTAATGTTCTGCTTGATCAAGATATGAATccaaaaatttcagattttggaTTAGCAAGAGCATTTGAAAAAGGCCAAGACGAAGAAAATACTAGAAGGGTTATGGGCACCTA CGGATATATGGCTCCCGAATATGCCATGGAAGGATTATATTCAGCAAAATCAGATGTTTTTAGTTTTGGAGTTCTTCTACTAGAAATCATTTCTGGCAAAAAGAGCAGCGGATTCTATTTTTCAGAACATGGTCAAAGTCTTCTTGTATAT AGTTGGAAACTATGGTGTAAAGGAGAATGTTTGGAGCTAGTAGATCCTATACTAGAAGATAAATACCCAAGAAATGAAGTTAAAAGGTATATACATATTGGTTTACTGTGTGTACAAGCAGATGCAGTAGATCGACCAACAATGTCTACAATTGTTGTGATGCTAGCAAACGAGACAATGTCACTTCCTAATCCTAACCATCCTGCATTTTCAGTTGGAAGAAAGATCAAAGACGAGCCACCATCAAATACTTTTGTTAAGGATCTTTCGGTCAATAAAATATCAGTTTCAAATAGTTTACCTAGGTAA
- the LOC107471883 gene encoding cysteine-rich receptor-like protein kinase 10 — protein MMEAKLTGSLHRLFLWFLLMNIFITITRTRAQSSSLNYVGDDCQNSTQQSLTTGFKTNLNSLLSWLSSDGATSKGYNYTTVGTATRDVIYGFYNCRGDVTGTFCQFCLSTAAADIPQHCPNRSSAVIWYNYCIFRYSNHAFYGNLTTTPSWQVLGTKNTTNSTQELQKAETYMQILIKNATAESNYLLYAVGEFNAGGSLGKRYGLVQCTRDLTSDKCRQCLNAMLDQVPKCCASKVGWQVGSPSCLTRYDDYMFYKIQGSSPLPSSAKNSSSKTKTLIIIIVSVFVPVILLISGIYFIWRKNQSNNDALLSESAPISINYNSQEGQGESQGDDSLNADLPTVPLIWIRQSTNNFSDSCKLGEGGFGPVYKGSLQDGTEVAIKRLSKTSGQGLYEFKNEVIFIAKLQHRNLVRLLGCCVEQNEKLLIYEYMSNSSLALHLFDVEKRKQLSWKVRMNIIKGIARGLLYLHEDSRLRVIHRDMKASNVLLDQDMNPKISDFGLARTFEKGQNEDSTRRVVGTYGYMAPEYAMEGLYSVKSDVFSFGVLLLEIICGKRNNKFYVSEHGQSLLEYSWRLWCTGECLKLVDPILENKYTRNEVTRCIHIGLLCVQEDAVDRPTMSTVVVMLASETMTLPIPNHPAFSVGRKIKEEPTSSAFDKDPLVNEVSISNILPR, from the exons ATGATGGAAGCAAAACTCACTGGTTCCCTCCATAGATTATTTCTTTGGTTCTTGTTGATGAACATCTTCATCACCATCACCAGAACAAGAGCACAATCATCATCACTGAACTACGTTGGAGATGACTGCCAAAACTCAACACAACAATCTCTAACAACTGGATTCAAAACCAACCTCAACAGCCTCCTCTCATGGCTTTCATCTGATGGTGCCACAAGCAAGGGCTACAACTATACCACCGTTGGAACCGCCACACGCGATGTCATCTATGGCTTCTATAACTGCAG AGGTGATGTCACTGGAACCTTCTGCCAGTTTTGCCTCTCCACTGCAGCCGCAGACATTCCTCAGCACTGCCCAAACAGGTCATCAGCAGTGATATGGTATAACTACTGCATATTCAGATACTCCAACCATGCCTTCTATGGTAATCTTACAACAACCCCATCATGGCAAGTTCTTGGAACCAAGAACACCACCAACAGCACACAAGAACTCCAGAAAGCTGAGACTTATATGCAGATTTTGATAAAGAATGCTACTGCGGAGAGCAATTACCTGTTGTATGCAGTGGGTGAGTTCAATGCTGGTGGTTCATTAGGGAAAAGATATGGATTGGTGCAATGTACTAGGGACCTTACTAGTGACAAGTGTAGGCAGTGTTTGAATGCTATGTTGGATCAAGTTCCTAAATGCTGTGCTTCAAAAGTTGGATGGCAAGTTGGATCTCCAAGCTGTTTGACAAGGTATGATGATTATATGTTCTACAAGATTCAAGGATCTTCTCCCTTGCCTAGTTCAG CCAAGAACAGTTCAAGTAAGACAAAAACTTTGATTATCATCATAGTGAGTGTGTTTGTGCCAGTAATCCTACTAATTAGTGGCATCTACTTCATATGGAGGAAGAATCAATCAAATAATG ATGCATTATTGTCTGAGAGCGCtcctatatcaataaattataactctCAAGAAGGTCAAGGAGAAAGTCAAGGAGACGATTCATTGAATGCTGACCTTCCTACAGTCCCTCTAATTTGGATTCGACAGAGCACTAATAACTTTTCAGATTCTTGCAAATTAGGAGAAGGTGGATTTGGTCCTGTTTATAAG gGAAGTTTGCAAGATGGGACAGAAGTTGCCATCAAAAGACTTTCTAAAACATCTGGCCAAGGTTTATATGAGTTCAAGAATGAAGTAATATTCATAGCCAAATTACAACATAGAAACCTTGTGAGACTGTTGGGTTGTTGTGTTGAGCAAAATGAAAAGCTGCTTATATACGAATACATGTCGAATTCAAGCCTTGCCCTTCACCTATTCG ATGTGGAAAAGCGAAAGCAACTAAGTTGGAAGGTTCGAATGAATATTATTAAAGGAATCGCACGAGGACTTCTATACCTACACGAAGATTCTAGACTTAGAGTAATTCATAGAGATATGAAAGCTAGTAATGTTCTACTTGATCAAGATATGAATCCAAAAATATCAGATTTTGGATTAGCAAGAACATTTGAAAAAGGCCAGAACGAAGACAGTACTAGAAGGGTTGTGGGTACCTA CGGATATATGGCTCCTGAATATGCCATGGAAGGATTATACTCAGTAAAATCAGATGTTTTTAGTTTTGGAGTTCTTCTACTAGAAATCATTTGTGGcaaaaggaataataaattCTATGTTTCAGAACATGGTCAAAGTCTTCTTGAATAT AGTTGGAGACTATGGTGTACAGGAGAATGTTTAAAGCTAGTAGATCCtatattagaaaataaatacaCAAGAAATGAAGTTACAAGGTGTATACATATTGGTTTATTGTGTGTACAAGAAGATGCAGTAGATCGGCCGACAATGTCAACGGTGGTTGTTATGCTAGCAAGTGAGACAATGACACTTCCTATTCCTAATCATCCTGCATTTTCAGTTGGAAGAAAGATCAAAGAAGAGCCAACATCAAGTGCTTTTGATAAGGATCCTTTGGTCAATGAAGTATCAATTTCAAATATTCTACCTAGATAA
- the LOC110276670 gene encoding mediator of RNA polymerase II transcription subunit 15a-like isoform X1 has protein sequence MDTNKMRPITAATNFAATGWKSAECRRIMVNKIADFVLKNGPPSWKQNLPLLLGSVETFEEKVFASSKVEAEYIAKISEKLKSIAPSRQSAENLLPQNSSISREEEIKAIREWQEQVYQKVQMIKATYYTKLDTFHKLISRKLQQLKNEPAPLHPKTITDMEGCEQHKRALEYTFLLLNVDKSKIDRGFKQRLDRLEKYIQDVLQKKYFSYCQQQCSFDVQSKQQVEPSNSISSQLELAGKKPASQVISLPSSHLTKQIPYLTLQEVNQFCSSRQGNQLSMEKGCGNHAVEPQIGVEIEPSEAFVNEPADIPDDTSPAMKHFIKVFRSMSAEAFIAATDDIGLALHLNDDIPEISTDENANLNCYDPVPTGKKIKRFFNSTPASGSSGQFISAEKPASISKEIYTILEEIKVINNLLIDTQVVISEGNTITGVAEGAPEHDEGLFVKLVFNSVTINLPPTAEQATNKESIIKPLHLFVPGCYPLRSPVISDETPSEIRVDVDVDDLSSKANLKLRLSLRSMNEPLSLQNIAVSWDQCVREAICEYAQKHGGGTFSSKYGGWELCSNGF, from the exons ATGGACACAAACAAAATGAGGCCTATTACAGCTGCAACCAATTTTGCTGCCACAGGTTGGAAATCTGCTGAGTGCCGTAGAATAATGGTTAACAAAAT TGCAGATTTTGTACTCAAGAATGGTCCTCCCTCTTGGAAACAAAATTTACCCTTGCTTCTAGGGTCTGTAGAAACTTTTGAGGAGAAAGTGTTTGCGTCATCCAAAGTCGAG GCTGAGTACATTGCAAAAATATCAGAAAAGCTGAAGTCAATAGCACCATCACGTCAAAGTGCTGAAAATCTCTTACCCCAAAACTCTTCTATCTCAA gagaagaagaaattaaagcaATCAGAGAGTGGCAAGAACAGGTTTATCAAAAG GTACAAATGATAAAAGCAACATATTACACAAAACTTGATACTTTTCACAAATTGATAAGTAGAAAGCTTCAACAG CTCAAGAATGAGCCTGCTCCTCTACATCCTAAGACGATAACTGATATGGAGGGATGCGAACAACATAAGCGAGCACTGGAAtacacttttttattattgaatgtggacaaaagcaagattgatcgCGGTTTCAAGCAGAGACTAGATAGACTGGAAAAGTACATACAAGATGTTTTACAAAAGAAATACTTCTCTTACTGTCAACAACAATGTTCTTTTGACGTGCAATCCAAGCAACAGGTTGAGCCATCAAATTCAATCAGTTCTCAATTGGAACTAGCTGGAAAGAAACCAGCCTCGCAAGTAATAAGCCTACCGAGTTCCCATTTAACAAAGCAGATTCCTTACCTAACATTACAAGAGGTAAACCAATTTTGCAGTTCGCGACAGGGAAATCAACTGTCTATGGAAAAAG GTTGTGGAAATCATGCAGTAGAACCACAAATAGGAGTTGAGATCGAACCATCCGAAGCTTTTGTGAATGAACCAGCTGATATTCCCGATGATACAAGCCCAGCAATGAAGCACTTTATTAAAGTG TTTAGGTCAATGTCAGCTGAAGCATTCATAGCTGCAACTGATGACATTGGACTAGCACTCCATTTAAATGATGACATACCAGAAATTTCAACTGATGAAAATGCAAACTTGAATTGCTACGATCCTGTTCCAacaggaaagaaaataaagcgaTTCTTTAATTCAACTCCTGCAAGTGGCAGTTCTGGGCAGTTCATCAGTGCAGAGAAGCCTGCCTCAATATCCAAG GAAATTTATACTATCttagaagaaataaaagtgataaaCAACTTACTGATAGACACTCAAGTAGTTATTAGCGAAGGAAACACCATTACAGGAGTAGCTGAGGGTGCACCAGAACATGATGAAGGACTATTTGTCAAATTGGTTTTCAATTCAGTAACTATTAATCTACCCCCGACAGCAGAGCAAGCTACTAACAAAGAG TCGATAATCAAACCGTTACATTTGTTTGTTCCCGGGTGTTATCCACTTCGCTCACCAGTTATTTCAGATGAAACACCATCAGAAATCAG AGTGGATGTCGACGTGGACGATCTGTCAAGTAAAGCGAATCTGAAACTGAGACTTTCTCTACGAAGCATGAATGAGCCTTTGTCACTGCAGAATATAGCAGTGTCATGGGATCAGTGTGTTAGAGAAGCAATATGTGAGTATGCGCAAAAACATGGTGGAGGAACCTTTAGCTCTAAATATGGAGGATGGGAGCTATGTTCCAATGGTTTTTGA
- the LOC107471885 gene encoding uncharacterized protein LOC107471885, protein MEQYDLQRQRKDMKNKGRNVVWSIAMDKCLIEALAVQAKRGNKIDKCFNENAYTSACVAVNAQFNMNLNNQKVINRLKTIKKRYKVIKDMLSHDGFWWNPNTKMIECDSDELWKKYIAARPDARGFHGKQIEMYDELKIVCGNYQAPSRWARIKDGSQLMDMKNGVDESPSFVSPSSEDMSETDGTESYSTLPPEYCPMPDGFQEPPVAQPQRQQQKRPRTSEDALQDALMTVAASIRRLADAMERNKCSVDATELLEAVMEIDGLEEGKQMYAFEYLNADPVKARAFMTYNSRMRKIYLFKLFWWWR, encoded by the exons ATGGAGCAGTATGATCTGCAAAGACAAAGAAAGGATATGAAAAACAAAGGAAGAAATGTTGTGTGGTCAATTGCAATGGATAAGTGTCTGATTGAAGCCTTGGCTGTTCAGGCAAAACGTGGGAACAAAATTGATAAATGTTTCAATGAAAATGCCTATACCTCTGCCTGTGTGGCTGTGAACGCTCAATTCAACATGAATTTGAATAATCAGAAAGTGATTAACCGcctaaaaacaattaaaaaaagatataaagtAATAAAAGATATGCTAAGTCATGATGGTTTCTGGTGGAATCCAAATACGAAGATGATTGAATGTGACAGTGATGAGCTCTGGAAGAAATATATCGCT GCACGTCCTGATGCAAGAGGGTTCCATGGAAAGCAGATAGAGATGTACGATGAACTGAAAATTGTTTGTGGAAATTACCAAGCCCCTAGTCGTTGGGCTAGGATAAAGGATGGAAGCCAGCTAATGGATATGAAGAATGGTGTGGATGAGTCACCTTCCTTTGTTTCTCCCAGTTCAGAAGATATGAGTGAGACAGATGGAACTGAATCATACTCCACCCTTCCACCAGAATATTGCCCGATGCCAGATGGATTTCAAGAGCCTCCAGTGGCGCAGCCACAGAGACAGCAGCAAAAACGTCCTCGTACCTCAGAGGATGCCCTTCAGGATGCATTGATGACAGTGGCAGCGAGCATCAGGCGACTAGCTGATGCTATGGAACGAAACAAATGCTCAGTTGATGCGACTGAGCTATTAGAGGCTGTGATGGAGATAGATGGGTTGGAAGAAGGTAAACAGATGTATGCGTTTGAATACTTAAATGCTGATCCGGTTAAAGCCAGAGCCTTCATGACATACAATTCTAGAATGAGAAAGATATATCTCTTTAAATTGTTCTGGTGGTGGAGATGA
- the LOC110276670 gene encoding mediator of RNA polymerase II transcription subunit 15a-like isoform X2, whose translation MDTNKMRPITAATNFAATGWKSAECRRIMVNKIADFVLKNGPPSWKQNLPLLLGSVETFEEKVFASSKVEAEYIAKISEKLKSIAPSRQSAENLLPQNSSISREEEIKAIREWQEQVYQKVQMIKATYYTKLDTFHKLISRKLQQLKNEPAPLHPKTITDMEGCEQHKRALEYTFLLLNVDKSKIDRGFKQRLDRLEKYIQDVLQKKYFSYCQQQCSFDVQSKQQVEPSNSISSQLELAGKKPASQVISLPSSHLTKQIPYLTLQEVNQFCSSRQGNQLSMEKGCGNHAVEPQIGVEIEPSEAFVNEPADIPDDTSPAMKHFIKFRSMSAEAFIAATDDIGLALHLNDDIPEISTDENANLNCYDPVPTGKKIKRFFNSTPASGSSGQFISAEKPASISKEIYTILEEIKVINNLLIDTQVVISEGNTITGVAEGAPEHDEGLFVKLVFNSVTINLPPTAEQATNKESIIKPLHLFVPGCYPLRSPVISDETPSEIRVDVDVDDLSSKANLKLRLSLRSMNEPLSLQNIAVSWDQCVREAICEYAQKHGGGTFSSKYGGWELCSNGF comes from the exons ATGGACACAAACAAAATGAGGCCTATTACAGCTGCAACCAATTTTGCTGCCACAGGTTGGAAATCTGCTGAGTGCCGTAGAATAATGGTTAACAAAAT TGCAGATTTTGTACTCAAGAATGGTCCTCCCTCTTGGAAACAAAATTTACCCTTGCTTCTAGGGTCTGTAGAAACTTTTGAGGAGAAAGTGTTTGCGTCATCCAAAGTCGAG GCTGAGTACATTGCAAAAATATCAGAAAAGCTGAAGTCAATAGCACCATCACGTCAAAGTGCTGAAAATCTCTTACCCCAAAACTCTTCTATCTCAA gagaagaagaaattaaagcaATCAGAGAGTGGCAAGAACAGGTTTATCAAAAG GTACAAATGATAAAAGCAACATATTACACAAAACTTGATACTTTTCACAAATTGATAAGTAGAAAGCTTCAACAG CTCAAGAATGAGCCTGCTCCTCTACATCCTAAGACGATAACTGATATGGAGGGATGCGAACAACATAAGCGAGCACTGGAAtacacttttttattattgaatgtggacaaaagcaagattgatcgCGGTTTCAAGCAGAGACTAGATAGACTGGAAAAGTACATACAAGATGTTTTACAAAAGAAATACTTCTCTTACTGTCAACAACAATGTTCTTTTGACGTGCAATCCAAGCAACAGGTTGAGCCATCAAATTCAATCAGTTCTCAATTGGAACTAGCTGGAAAGAAACCAGCCTCGCAAGTAATAAGCCTACCGAGTTCCCATTTAACAAAGCAGATTCCTTACCTAACATTACAAGAGGTAAACCAATTTTGCAGTTCGCGACAGGGAAATCAACTGTCTATGGAAAAAG GTTGTGGAAATCATGCAGTAGAACCACAAATAGGAGTTGAGATCGAACCATCCGAAGCTTTTGTGAATGAACCAGCTGATATTCCCGATGATACAAGCCCAGCAATGAAGCACTTTATTAAA TTTAGGTCAATGTCAGCTGAAGCATTCATAGCTGCAACTGATGACATTGGACTAGCACTCCATTTAAATGATGACATACCAGAAATTTCAACTGATGAAAATGCAAACTTGAATTGCTACGATCCTGTTCCAacaggaaagaaaataaagcgaTTCTTTAATTCAACTCCTGCAAGTGGCAGTTCTGGGCAGTTCATCAGTGCAGAGAAGCCTGCCTCAATATCCAAG GAAATTTATACTATCttagaagaaataaaagtgataaaCAACTTACTGATAGACACTCAAGTAGTTATTAGCGAAGGAAACACCATTACAGGAGTAGCTGAGGGTGCACCAGAACATGATGAAGGACTATTTGTCAAATTGGTTTTCAATTCAGTAACTATTAATCTACCCCCGACAGCAGAGCAAGCTACTAACAAAGAG TCGATAATCAAACCGTTACATTTGTTTGTTCCCGGGTGTTATCCACTTCGCTCACCAGTTATTTCAGATGAAACACCATCAGAAATCAG AGTGGATGTCGACGTGGACGATCTGTCAAGTAAAGCGAATCTGAAACTGAGACTTTCTCTACGAAGCATGAATGAGCCTTTGTCACTGCAGAATATAGCAGTGTCATGGGATCAGTGTGTTAGAGAAGCAATATGTGAGTATGCGCAAAAACATGGTGGAGGAACCTTTAGCTCTAAATATGGAGGATGGGAGCTATGTTCCAATGGTTTTTGA